In the Primulina eburnea isolate SZY01 chromosome 15, ASM2296580v1, whole genome shotgun sequence genome, TCAAGTATTGTTCCATGGGTGTATCCACAACCTTGGCTCCTGATAGTCCCGAGTCAGAGATCAATTCCAGTGCAtattttctttggtttaggCAGATTCCTCTCTTAGAACGGGCCACCTCTATTCCAAGAAAGTACTTCAGTTCTCCTAAATCTTTGATATGAATTTCTGCATGCAGGTGCCTTTTCAGCGCTTGAATTGATTCTTCATGATTTCCTGAAATTACAATGTCATCTACATATACCAGTAGCAAGGTAATGAACGAATCATCTTTCTTGACAAATAATGAATGGTCATGTTTCGATTGACTGAAACCAGCACCCTTCATGATGGATGCGAATTTTACATTCCATTGTCTTGAGGCTTGTTTAAGCCCATACAAGGATTTGAGTAATCGACAACACACAGATTTCTCCCCCTGATTTCCAAATCCTTGTGGAAGAgccatgtaaatttcttcctcaaGATCGCCTTGTAAAAAGGCATTGGTGACATCCATTTGGTACAAGGGCCAATTCATCATAGCAGCAACGCTTAAAAGACAGCGAACCGTGCCAATTTTAGCCACAAGAGAGAAAGTGTCATGATAGTCAATTCCAGGGAGTTGAGTGTACCCTTTGGCAACAAGTCGAGCCTTAAATCTGTCCACACTCCCGTTAGGATGATACTTAACTTTGTAATCCCATTTATTTCCAATAACAGATTTTCCAGGAGGCAAAGAGACAAGTTCCCAAGTATTATTTGCTTCTAATGCGGCAATTTCAGCATCCATAGCTGATTTCCAACGAGGATCACCAACTGCTTCATGGTAAGTGTTAGGTTCTTTAATATGGGAAATGGAAGCTAAAAAGGTTTGAAAGGATGAAGAAAGATGAGAGTAAGATATGTAATTGGCAATAGAATGCATTGAAGCAGAGGGTGACTGAATGGAAGAGCAGACATAATCCTGTGTCCAAATAGGTGGTCGAGTTAGGCGAGAAGAATGTCTAGGCTGAGGGACTGATGGTGGGATGAAGGAGGAAGGACTAGCATCAGAATGAGAAGGGGACCGATGAGGAGAAGCTGGACTATCAGGAATGGGATTATCAACAGAAGAGAGTGGAAGGAAGATTGGGTTAGGACATGCTGGTTGAGAAAAAGGGAAAATTGCTTCATGAAAAAAAACATCCCGAGAAGTGAATATTTTATCACTAGCGAGATCAAGAAGTTTGTACCCTTTTTGAGTGTTTGAGTAGCCAAGAAAGACGCATTTTGTAGCCCGAGGTGCAAATTTATGAGCCTCGAGGAAGAATAGAGGCATAACATAAACAACCAAAAACGCGAAGGTGTGAGTAGGAAGGGGGGCGATGGAATAATAGCTCAAAAGGTGTTTTGTTGGATAAGAGAGGAGTGGGTATGCGGTTGATCAAATGTACAGCGGTGAGAATGCAATCACCCCAAAATTTGGAAGGCATCGAAGCTTGAAACTTTAGTGCTCTGGCAATGTCCAAGATATGTCTGTGTTTGCGTTCAACCACTCCATTTTGTTGGGGTGTGTAAGCACAGGAACTTTGGTGGATGATGCCCAAGGAGGTAAGAAATGTAGTACATTGGGTGTTGAAGAATTCAGTGCCATTATCAGTCCTAATGACCTGAATGGGTGTGGAGAATTGGGTCCGTATGAGAGCCACAAAAGCTTTAAGCATGGACAGCGTATCTAATTTGGAATGCATCAAATAAACCCAAGTGGCTCGTGTAAAATCGTCCACAATGGTGAGAAAATATCTTTCACCATTGTAAGTTGCAGAATGAAAGGGACCCCATAAATCCATGTGAACTATTTGGAATGGATGTGTGGTGGCAGTGGATTTAGATTGAGGAAAACAAATCCTGGTTTGTTTCGATTGGGGACATATATCACAATGCGAAAATGTGAAATCATGTGACAGAAAAGGTAACAACTTCATTCTTGATAAGGAAATATGACCAAGCCGTTGGTGTCAAGTATATTCATTTAAATGGGTAGAGTTTGCAACTAAGGTATTACAACGAGAATCAGTAGAACTTGAAGGAAAAGAAGGAGAACTAACATCTTTGTAATCAAAACAGGAAGTATCTAAATGATAGAGGCCATTCTTCACTTTACCAGTCCCCATTATCTTCCCAGTGCATAGGTCCTGAAAAATACAGAAGGTGGGATGAAAAGTGATGAAACAATGATGGTCTTTTGTGAATTTGGAAACTGATAACAGGTTAAAGTGGAAGCTAGGCACATATAGCACATTATGTAGTGCAATTGTGGGAGTAATATTCACTGAGCCTATTTGTGTAACACTAGTCGTATTACCATTAGGCAGTTGGACAATCCCATTGGAACCAGCACAGGACACAACATTGTACAAGTGAGCATTTCTTCCAACCATGTGATCATTAGCTCCTGTATCAACAATCCAATCTGAGCAAGGAGATGGATGAAACATACCTGCCATATTTGCGGAGGGGAGCAAAGTGGCAGCAGGACTAGACTCCTTGTCCAGAATTTTCAAGATAGCAGCATATTGCTCTGATGTGAAGCTGAACTGAGGTACACATTTCGGAGTTGCTTCTTCATTCTCCGAAATTGTCATATTAGCTGTATGTTTTCTCGGTTTGGCCTTGTCCTGATACAGGTCTCTGTTATTATTGTAGCCAGAACCTCTCCCCTGCATTCTATTGAATTGAGGACCTTCTGGATAGCCTACTAACTTGTAGCAATTCGCTTTGGTATGTCCAGACATGTTACAGTGATCACAATGCAAGAATATTTCTTCTTTGTCTCTTGAGATGCATAAAAGGCTGCATTAGGAGCTTCACCAAGGATAGAGGCTTGTACTGAGAATTCCTCTATTAGACTCTTCTTGTGAGATGAGGGCAAATGCTTGCCCAACCGATGGTAAAGGATTCATCATCAGTATTTGACTCCTGATGTGCATATAACTCTCATTTAGCCCCATGAGAAATTGGAGAAGCTTATGCTGTTGATCATGTTCTAAGTATTTCTTGGCTGACTCACAAGAGCATGAAGGCAGAACCACGAGTGAGGAGTACTCATCCCAGAGTCGGCGCAAGCTTGAATAATAAGTAGATATAGTGTTTTGCCCTTGCGTTAATTTCCCAATCTCTCGATGCAAAGAAAAAATTCTAGAGCCATTGATTTTGTCAAAGCGTTCCTTTAGATCCGCCCATACTACCATAGCATCTGTAGAATAGACAATTGCACTGAAAATTTCCTTCGAAACGCTATTCATAATCCAAGTCAGAACGATAGCATTACACCTTTCCCATTGCAGCAGTGTATTCGAGCTCAATTCAGGTCTACTACAGCTGCCATCAATGAATGCTAACTTGTTCTTAGCTCGCAATGCTATAATCATTGCGCGACTCCAAATTCCATAATTGTCACCGCCAACCAATTGCTCAGAAATTAAATTGATACCTGGTGTGTCGGATGGAAGAATATACAGCGGATCGGAGATATCAAACACGGCTGGGGAAATTCCGGAAGCAGAAGCCATCGCAGCGGAGAAATTTTTACAGAAAGTGATCGAAAATGTACGCGATTGAATTAGAGAATCAGATCTGCAGATCAGAAGAAAtgattggctctgataccatgttgaaACCAGAAATCGTGAatgaaaagaagagaaaatgaGGAACCAAATGTGGGGAAGTTTCCGATCATTCCATTGAATTGGGAAAAGTTTCTGGAAAAATCCAGTTACAACAAAGTAACTACCTCCTATTTATACTAATGCTAAGTAAACTCAAATACAAGAATGGAAACAAACACGCTACTCACTAAAGAAGAATTGACTCATCTTTAACATTGCATGCATATACATTGATACTCACGTGAAATATAGGGTCCGATTCCAACGAGCGTCACTAGTTCAGACATGGGCTTTAAgatgaccctgagcctgaaatcaagaaaaagactgttaagagggggccaggagggtgtcctggcgtagcccctccgacgctcaagtcagtgactgaggatatattgggggagcagctaagggtgctgctgaaaacaatattgaatgaatgaattaacaatcaaacctggtatttataagagaatacctgggcccttgATGGGCCTGTCTTCTATTTGGGCTAGGGATGTGCCAGGGGTAATGGGTTCATCATGGGGtatcatacatatatatatgtgtgtgtgtgtgtgtgtgtgtgtgtgttaattttgttaatgtttaaagaaatgggAGCAAACTTGGATGGGCTTGTGGATCGATTGCATGTGATCGGTTTGAAAAGCTTTACATGCATAGGTCCTCACATGGAGGACATTGAATCGTGATATGTTTTATGCATTGCCTAAGTTTCATTGCATGCCGTTAATTGATGTGAAGGACAAGATAACAAG is a window encoding:
- the LOC140815649 gene encoding uncharacterized protein translates to MASASGISPAVFDISDPLYILPSDTPGINLISEQLVGGDNYGIWSRAMIIALRAKNKLAFIDGSCSRPELSSNTLLQWERCNAIVLTWIMNSVSKEIFSAIVYSTDAMVVWADLKERFDKINGSRIFSLHREIGKLTQGQNTISTYYSSLRRLWDEYSSLVVLPSCSCESAKKYLEHDQQHKLLQFLMGLNESYMHIRSQILMMNPLPSVGQAFALISQEESNRGILSTSLYPW